Below is a window of Impatiens glandulifera chromosome 2, dImpGla2.1, whole genome shotgun sequence DNA.
AGGTTGAGACCATCCCAATGAGCAGATCTCTTCAAGTACTTGAAGAACACTATTATTCTAGAAAATATCAGCTGGAAACAAATTAAGTGTTAATGCTaaatactgaattttaagtaCCCAATGAATTAAATCCTTCAACAATAAATGTTAATAAACCAAATgaaattatctaaattttaattacttgctaagttgatttgataaaatatggAACTAATGTTGGGAAAGTAGTAAAGagtattttacccttataatcACTTCATTCATTAATTTTCATGGGTTAAAGTTGTCTTTTAAACACTTTTACTAGATAACCGAGTTAAGTCTTTCATAGCTTACTAAATTAATCcagttttataatttaaatattttagctTAATTTGAGTTTAATCTAACTTGATTTTAAACAACAATTATCAAatgaacttaattcaaataaacacttaatgAGTTAGATTGAGTTATTAAACACCACTTCAATCTCAAGGGcttatgaaagaaaaaaaggaaatcACCTGAACTAACTGGCCTGTGCGCATCCTGGAATTTCTTCAGCAGTAGCTCCCTCCTCTGCATAGGACCCTCACACCTAACTGCTGCATTGTGTAATACACCATAAATCATCCCTACACCCATAATACTACATATTTGATCATATTCTTCTCTTGTTCTCATTTGTTGTTCTATTATTTCCACTCCACCGAAGGCATCCAAGAGATTTAAGAGAAATGAGCATCCCATAATGTCTTCTTCTTCAGTAGCTGGTGGCTCTAAGAAAGATTTAGCTAATGATGCAATCAGATCATCCTTGGGAGTGAGATTGTGTTTTGCCAACCAGGATAAGATTGTGACTAAAGCTTGTACTTTTACATTAGTGTCTTGCCTTCCTGGCTCTGAGTTGGTCAACACTTTTCCACTTTGTCCTGCTTGTGCACATAATTCAAGCAGCCACTGCAGTTGTACGGaagcaaaagaaaaaaaacttgcATTTTCACTGAGGAGAGTTTCCCAATCTTGCCTTCTGTCCAAGGGAAAATCTTTGGCTACAGATGCCACCGCCTTCTCCATGTTtgtgatgcttgattcttgctCACTAAAACTCATTGTATTAGCAAGTTCAAGGTATTCTCTATGATTTAGTTGATGGTTCAGAGGACTATGAGAAGGAAAAGCTGCGGATGCACCACCAAAAGCATATCCTGGGGAATCTTTTTTACTAAGTGCCGTCAACATCTGAATTTGACCTTGAAGATCTAGATCCTTCCACGCATTCAACAGTTCACCAATTGACTCTTCATCACAATGGCTCAAAGCAAAACCAAGAAGCTGCTTTCTGGAAGTAATGTCCATGTTTTCCATATTAGGACCTCTTGCCATTGCTGCACAGAGGTCCCAGATAGGACCATGATTTTTTTTGGCAAGGATAATGCACAGATCGAAAGCCAGTTGAAGATCACCAGCAACAGCTGCTTCTCTTGCAATAGTTTCTTGAACGACTGATATATCATCTTGAGAGCTCAATCCAAGAAGTTTAGCAATCTCAATAAGTTCATCGACATTTAAATAAGCTCCTACTTGACTTGTAATAGCTAACTTTATGATTTCCATAGGATCTTTTACTTGTCTAAATTGCATTGGTAAAATGCTAACCCCAAGGTTAGGGAGTTTCACAGTTAATGCATCAATAATATCAGCCTCTGCCCTGACATTTCTGCTACTTGGTAAGAGACTCAGACATTCTTTAGCCTTCCAGATCTGAAACAAGTTTCAACATTTGTATcatacaagaaaaaaaaaagtagaaacaaaaaatgaaatgtaCTAAGATGTGTTCTCTCAAACATGTCTTATACAAGGGAAACAGATGAGTGAATCTAAGCATGTAATGATGATATTAAGCTTCTAGCTCTCATCACTACTCAGGGTACAGAGGCAAAATGTcaatcttaataataataataataataaaatgtttagtCCCCAAACTATCAACATATCAGATCTTCCTCCTAATGGTTCTAGATAGGTAGCTGTTTCGGGTCTTTCTCCTAATGGTTCTAGTAACTGAAGAAGTTTGTGGTAAGATAAAAGTACAAAGATCACGCATGGGAGAGATCTAGGTCATTTACcctttgagaaaaaaaatgtttaactaATTCAAGGAAACAGACATATTTGCACATTTCTATTTTAATACTTACTTCTGTGCAAGACAAACTTGAAGCTGAGAAAAAATATTCTCTTGCTGCTTGGATGACAATGTTTTCAGCCTTTTCTGTGGCCAAAGGAACTGAAGCAGTGCCCCTTAAATAGTTCCTAGCAAGTGAAAATTTACCAGCTTTCAACAGACCCCTGCAGAACTCCATCAACATATATTCTTGATCCAAAAAAGGAAAAGCCTTTTCCTGCAAAACTAGAAAATCACGCCACATGTTTGCCCATTCGCTATCTGAACGTCCAGGCTGCCGACGGATAAATTTAGAAAGTATAAGGCGAAGAATCTGTTTTACACCCTTTCCATCTGAATGTTCCTCCAGAAAATAACCAATTGTCTTTGGGacctaaaataaattattacagcATAAGAAAGACTATAAACTCAAATTGTGTTGACACAACGAAACAAACTACTAACAAAACTAGGATAGCCTTCTATCCTCATAATTCAGTACCCTGTTAGTACTGTACATTTCACATACGACACTTCTTTGAACAGGAGAAAAAAAGTGCAAAACTAGTAGAACAAAAGTGAATATGTAAAGAAGATGACATTAGTTCCCTCAAAATATCAATGTTGACAATCAGATGTGCCTGAGTAGAAAGAAAATTGATACAGCCAGTTTGGTTTCTCCCCTTTCTCTTGATTTCTACAAGAGACGTcataaacaaaaagaaaatggtATCAAGGAGTGAGGATAAAATTGAATAAGTTGATTATTTATCGTTGTCCTGGTTGGGTTGGGAAAGTAACAAGGGATATCCAAAGTTCAACCAACTGAAAGGAAACAGCCCAGTAACGAATTAACTACTGTATGGCTGATTCTTTGGAATGAACAAATTAGTGGTTATGGCTCGTCATTCTACAATCAAACTGAGTAGTGACAACTTGATACAATTGTGTCTCTTTAAAAGATCTTAAGCAACACGTCACAATTTGCTGCTATAAATCAAATCCTCAATACAAACCTAGTATGCCAATCTAATGTCATTTATTCATAGAAAAAACATACAAACCTGGTAAAATGACAATAATCTTCCCGATTCAATATGGCCTTCCACCTGTTTAACTCTTTTCTTGAGTCTCCGAGTATATGTATCAGAATCTGCAATGATATTTATTAACATCAGAATTTACAGAGCAGATATCATTGCATTTACATGATCTAGAAATAAGTGAAATACACACAGTCAATTAAAGTACTGAGAATTGAATCATGCATATATTTAGTAGTTCCTGCCTCCTGGTAACTCAGTAGTTCATTCATGGATATAGTATCCTCATCAACTGCTGCATCCTTCAATTGCTAGATTGTTCTATGCTTTGTAGCAAAGTATCAGACAAGAGTGCAATAAAAATATGGCAAGATCTAGTAATGGATTGTAATGCTTCTTAGTATTGAATCCATGTATTAAGAATTTAGACTAGAAGATCTGTTCACAACAAAGCCTTCTTGTGAAGACATCCTGGCtccatataattttataaaagaactGGTGAAACACAAAAGAATTGATAGTGAATAGTCACTACTGCATAAGAGTATCCGTTACATAATTGATTTTTCTAGTCTCGTCAAAGTACACTTTGCAACATACCTCGCATTTCTGGAAGCTTTGATAAAATCAAGGACATTGTAGTCCATTTATCTGCAACGGTGCACAAGTAAATGCAATGCAGAGCACAATCTACAGCTTCATTCATAtccttgaaaaaaatattatcctgAAACTCTATGGAACCTTCTTCAATAACCTTTAAGCATAAATCCAATCTGTTCTCTGAAGCAGTCTCCTTCAGCCAGGTAACCAGAAATGTATCAGTCTGCACATCAGCATTGGCATGCTCTCCTGATACTGCATCTTCAGAAACTGACAATCTTGTATGACACCTGCTCTCCATAAATGGAATTGCTTTCTCACGTAACCTCCCAACCACATTTTCTTCCTTGGTCCCCGTAAGCATCATCTTGAACTTCTCATAATCTGATAGTTGTTCCCAGGCAGCAAGACTCATGGTATAACTTGCTTCATCGCTGGTAGTATCAGAATAGATAAGATGATGTAAGTAAGAGATATTCTCATAGAAGTGCTTGAGCTGAGGAATACCCTTGCTGCAAGCAATGTCTACCAAACAAAGACAGTTATCCAGTTGCCCACTTAAGCTATCCATATCACTGGCCCTACTTTTGTACCATGAAGATAGGTCATCTGTTGTTGGCCACGAAAATCCCAAGAAGTGTTTCACAATGGGTTCAGTTTTTAGCAGAGTTTTTCTTTCATGATTCTCTGGGAGTTGAGTTATATATCTTGCAACTTCTTGACATTCAAcccaatctttctctctcaatGAAACAATTGGAGGAGGACTATTTCCAGGAAGAAGCTGCTGATACGATTGCACAGGCACTGTTTCTGGAATTGAGTCTAGGATCTCCAACATGAAAGGCATCAAGGAATAAGGATGACGTTTGAAAAGAAGATTCAAGGCTCCAATTTTCCCACTTTCTGCAAGGGTCACAGCAGCTTCTCTGATAGGCACAACACGAAATTTTCTATATTCCTGCATGGAAAATCTAACCAAGACAAAATCATTAACTTAGTGAATCGgaataagaaaaattaacaaaatacataaaaataaataattgatgacatttGCAAACTTGAATGCGTTCAGATTTTTGCTACAAGGTACTATGACAAGACAAATTGTCCCACATTCAATGCAGGATAACATTATAGAGCaagaatttgataaaatgttgaTCTGGgcattcaaataaaaacaaatgtaTAAAGTAGTGTCTTTGTGAAAGATACCGAGTTAAATGAAGTTAGAGGCCATATGACAAATGGAATCAAAATCTATCTTTTGACAGCTGTAAAATGAAATTGATTTGCTCCTGTATGTTGATGAATTGTATCTTAAGCTCTAATTTGTAAATCAACACAAATGATGCAATTGATATGTTCTTTCATGCATTATAATAGAGATGAAGCAACAATTACGTAATCTTGCTATTGCATTCAAATTAATGACATCAAATTGTTGTTTTGAAGACAAAAGCTATAATTCATGATATGTTAACTGATATGCAGTATGGATCTTCACAGGAAGTGTGTACTGGAAGAAGGCTGTATATTATACGAGTAAACAACTGCAAGATTACCTTCCCATGTTTATACCAAGAAAAGTCTCCAGCTTGTCTCTGAATTGTAAGAATTTCAGTCTGGCGAGACAAAATTCCCAAGTTTGACTATTTTCATTAATGTCTGAATCAAGATCTGCATGTTGGTTTGTTAGTTTGATTCCCATAGTAAGTAATGCCCTCATGGCATCTTCAGTTGGCCCAATTCTCTCCAAACATTCAGATAGTACAAAAGCTTGATCCTTTATCCTGGCCAGGAATGTATTTATCTCATTTAGTCCTTGTACAGAGTGCAACCATTGGGACTTCAGTACTTTGTCTTTCTCCAAACCATGGCAGTTGGCAAAATCCAGGGCAGCTTGAAACTTCTGACTGCTGATTAGCACATCAAACATTTCAGAAACAGATCTTTTTGAGAATGAAACCAAGTTCCAGTGCAGTTTATCAATATTGTGTGGACTATTATTATCTTCAATCACCCAATCTATGTCTTGCACAGTGTTCAATACCACCTTAGAAGATAAATCACTTTTTTCTTGAGATGGTATCATTTCCAAAAGAAATACATGTCCTGGGACATGCTGAACTCTTTCCAAAATAGGCATGGAGAAGACTGGATCATTATGCAACACTTTCATACCACTACAAGTACTAATCATGTTGATGCTTCCACTTCTTCTAGAAAGAACAAGCACATAATCAGACCACCAAGTAAAATCCACAATGTCAGTTAAGGATTGACCTTCCTTATCTAGTGAATCTCCTGGACCAAAGGAATCAAACTTCTCCCCACCACGATGACTTAAAGGAGAGAATCTGCCATCATCCAGCTTAAAAATAACCAAGTAACCCCTTATGTCAAGAGATGCTACAAACTTCCCTTGAGGTGAGATTAACACCTTAGGACATGATATTTTACCCACATAACCTTTTGGTTTGGAATACCACCCTTCAATTTGCATGGAGAAAATTGGTTCTAGATCAAAGTTTCTGATTCTTCTCCATAGAGAGAGACTACAAGTTCCTGCAAAGATGATACAAATTCTCAATCACTTCTAAGATCTTGAGGTTATAAACATACTGTccaaaataatactaaaaaagtGGAAggggaaaatatgaaataagcACTCAAAGCTTTGTCCCAATGTCATGTTTTTTCACTGTGCTTAAACAACATTTTTTAACACATAAACAGACggataattatgttttttttataaataaacaacatTTTCCTCTTTAGGTAATTGTATAAAGCTTAATACTTTAGAAAAATTAGTCAAATAAAAACTTTCTTGAAATAGGCCTTGAATTTTGTACAAAATGGCccaattcatattattttcatGAATTTAGAGGTTCTTCTGATACAATCATAAGGTGAAGATTCTATTTATTCTTCAAtgtaaagttttatttttgaaaaatatttttttcattgattCACGTTAAACGCGAAAGCCGCATCTACAGTGGGAAAACCTAACCAATGCAGTGCAAGTCATGCATCATTTGTCATAAGTTTATCAAAgtacataataaatatgaaacatcAAAAGAGGGAAAGACCCGAAAAACACATAGTTAATAAGAATTGAAGAATTGCAGAAAATTCGCATTACAAGCATGCTTTTATATAACCGCGGACACAATTAGTGACTTCTACATAAAAGACTAAGCTTCTACTTTAAAAGGTATGTGCAGATAAATGGAGAATATATCAAATAAGTTAGTGAAtagaaaattatgattttattgcTTTGTTATGACAATTTATCCATAAATATAGGAACTTATCACAAAGATAAAACAAGATAAATGAGGGAAAGTCTTTCATTTTACCAGTGGCAGAGTTCATAGGGCCTCCAACTCCATCACCAATTACTACTAGCAAAGACAAGTCTGTATGATAATTGACACAGATGACATTGTCAGGGAATCCCCTCTTCGAAGATGAGGCAGATGATGCATCACGAAGTGTGGATGATGAAGAAATTGAGGAATGCAAATCCTGACTGATCTCAACTTCGTGTAATGAACCATCTGATGTAAGTACATTGAAACTGCAcctgaaatcaaataattagcCACTAAAAAGAATTGTAGTAAAATATGAACTTAAAACCTTGGATATCATCAactttaaaaaagttataaattaactCCCATGCTATGTACAGGTTTTGATGAGAACAAGGAAGACTTACAAGCAAGATTTC
It encodes the following:
- the LOC124927825 gene encoding MAG2-interacting protein 2; the encoded protein is MEQSEGEVFYETRYHASRPCSSNYPPRPQQVNEAGNRGFLSLLSRSGVGQLKEKWSGYRNKKKLRKWVSLFVSPRGERVAVAMGSQITILNKNDDYHEPQGTFTSSNSNSFTCGTWSESHDVLGVLDDLGVLYFIRANGEEITRITRAHLKPSLPIIGVIMMDGADMEKSCLCSFNVLTSDGSLHEVEISQDLHSSISSSSTLRDASSASSSKRGFPDNVICVNYHTDLSLLVVIGDGVGGPMNSATGTCSLSLWRRIRNFDLEPIFSMQIEGWYSKPKGYVGKISCPKVLISPQGKFVASLDIRGYLVIFKLDDGRFSPLSHRGGEKFDSFGPGDSLDKEGQSLTDIVDFTWWSDYVLVLSRRSGSINMISTCSGMKVLHNDPVFSMPILERVQHVPGHVFLLEMIPSQEKSDLSSKVVLNTVQDIDWVIEDNNSPHNIDKLHWNLVSFSKRSVSEMFDVLISSQKFQAALDFANCHGLEKDKVLKSQWLHSVQGLNEINTFLARIKDQAFVLSECLERIGPTEDAMRALLTMGIKLTNQHADLDSDINENSQTWEFCLARLKFLQFRDKLETFLGINMGRFSMQEYRKFRVVPIREAAVTLAESGKIGALNLLFKRHPYSLMPFMLEILDSIPETVPVQSYQQLLPGNSPPPIVSLREKDWVECQEVARYITQLPENHERKTLLKTEPIVKHFLGFSWPTTDDLSSWYKSRASDMDSLSGQLDNCLCLVDIACSKGIPQLKHFYENISYLHHLIYSDTTSDEASYTMSLAAWEQLSDYEKFKMMLTGTKEENVVGRLREKAIPFMESRCHTRLSVSEDAVSGEHANADVQTDTFLVTWLKETASENRLDLCLKVIEEGSIEFQDNIFFKDMNEAVDCALHCIYLCTVADKWTTMSLILSKLPEMRDSDTYTRRLKKRVKQVEGHIESGRLLSFYQVPKTIGYFLEEHSDGKGVKQILRLILSKFIRRQPGRSDSEWANMWRDFLVLQEKAFPFLDQEYMLMEFCRGLLKAGKFSLARNYLRGTASVPLATEKAENIVIQAAREYFFSASSLSCTEIWKAKECLSLLPSSRNVRAEADIIDALTVKLPNLGVSILPMQFRQVKDPMEIIKLAITSQVGAYLNVDELIEIAKLLGLSSQDDISVVQETIAREAAVAGDLQLAFDLCIILAKKNHGPIWDLCAAMARGPNMENMDITSRKQLLGFALSHCDEESIGELLNAWKDLDLQGQIQMLTALSKKDSPGYAFGGASAAFPSHSPLNHQLNHREYLELANTMSFSEQESSITNMEKAVASVAKDFPLDRRQDWETLLSENASFFSFASVQLQWLLELCAQAGQSGKVLTNSEPGRQDTNVKVQALVTILSWLAKHNLTPKDDLIASLAKSFLEPPATEEEDIMGCSFLLNLLDAFGGVEIIEQQMRTREEYDQICSIMGVGMIYGVLHNAAVRCEGPMQRRELLLKKFQDAHRPVSSGELEKIGGFQSSFWRDWKQKLEEQKRIADHSRVLEQLIPDVDASRFLAKDTNYIETVVCALIDSVKLEKKVTSKDLQKLAYTYDLNLNKVLLQYTSSILVSEVWTIDDVTTEISEFKSKILDYSAETINTISLHVYPAIDGHNKQRLAYIYGLLSDCCLQVDDVTVLLPMLHPDHSSMNFGLANFYRIMEQECNRVSSINNLNFKNIAALSGLNMKSFSTEVYAHIDEHSVEALTIMVRNLVSIYGDPVKEEGLISWQSVYRHYILHVITTLELRAKSEIQFETPEKLHGFIDELELVYENCRKYLEDMGYSGNFDMIMRFFTVVAADSDSEGYITNDPIWNDCLISLLKFWLQVIGNAKSSTPYKTPEENCGVEFLMSSLQVFVRLVEEGRVSPVQGWGTIFRFVSHGCLTGEFTNSILVIFCRGLVFSGCGFGVVEEIYSEAVSQFDNNNTSTTLAELYSDILESLLLDLAAGCHVQDNLHSLLSSLSRMEGNLENLKSVRHSIWNKMSEFSDNLELPSNARVCALELMQFITKASDPPQSSNAVLPWEGWVDLKITTQNRTNSQGILTDTLVALKSSQLLKSMSPNVEISAEDLSSVNSAVSCFSKLCGEVTSESHVDTLLAILAEWEGHYDVGSNHTTEPTDSGWDDDGWESFPEESNHNESLLHPLHLCWLEILKILVKQSRFKDIITVVDQSILKPNGMLLNQDDADCLSKIALEVNCFAAVKIALLFPYETISLRCLDAVEEKLKRDGIQETTWKDHEFLVLTLSSGIISTIISNPKYGSVFSYICYMVGYFSRQCQQAKLKGEVEENQNIEKDEIPIFRMIIFPCFVSELVKAEQKVLAGFLVTKIMHANASLSLINIAEASLKAFLVKQLKIIQGGNLVASSNRPLTNSLICLSNKLETVVSSAFSSVSAEVRR